The DNA window cacCTTATATGTAACTCTTAGGACCTCATGTCGCTGGCCAAGAAGCGGAAGAAGCCCCAAACGGCGGCCAAGTCGAGCTCCCGCTCCGACTCCGATTCCGACTgggccaacaacaaagcaGGAGCACCCGCCtccaagaagaagaagcgtCGGAAGGCCAGTAGAGACTCCAGCTCTTCGGAGTCGAATTGGGATGACGACAGTCAGGATGAGGGGCAGCCAGCGAGGCAGAGTCCTGCACAGGCCCAACAGGAGGACAAGCCCCCGGAGCAGTCTTTCCAGGCCGCCCAGCTTAGCGAACAGGAGGAGGGCGAGGTATCCGACAGCGATTCGGACAAGTCGAAGTCCAACTCCTCGTCATCCGGCTCCGACTCCTCTAGTTCTTCGTCCTCCAGCTCCGACTCGGAGTTTGACGACGGTTTCGATGACGACCTAATGGGCGATGATGAGGACCGAAGGCGTCTCAACGGTTTGTCCGAAAAGGAGCGTGAAACTGAGATTTACAAGCGTATTGAGCAGCGAGAGATTATGCGTACGCGCTGGGAAATCGAACGGAAACTGAAGCTGGCGAGGCGCGGGGAAAAGAACCAAGAAAAGTCCAAGAACAAAGGAGAACGggccaagaagaagaaggaaaaGCGCGAGAAAAAGGCGAGAAAGGCCAGGGAAGCCCAAGCGCCCATGCCAACACAAGCTTCCACATCCACACTGTTAAATGTGGAAACTAAACCCAGCAACGAAGTGCGGTTAGCGAGTCCATTATCCTCGCCCGCCCTTAACCGAGATGCGGCTTCCACTTCAGCGGCAGTGGCCAGTATTTTGTCCGACGATCAGGCTTCCGCCGCTGGCGTCTCTGATTACTTTGATCACAAGGAGCGGTCCAAGGAGCGCAAGAAGAACGTCGAGGCCAACAAGACGGACGATAAGAGGAGTAATGCCATGGCCTTATTAAAAGCCAAAAGAGAGGGCAAGGCCAAAAGAGGTATGCAAATCATCATAATCGTTATACAACTCTAACGTGTTGTTTATTCTTTTCACCTTGCAGAGGAAGAGGAGGCCAAACGCCTGGCAGAAAAAGATCGTGATGACGACAAAGAGGAACTGGAAAGCGTATCTGGCTGTAAATCGGCCGTGAAACTGAAAGCCTCTGAAATATACTCAGACGACTCAGGCAGCAGTGATTGGGATGAGGATGAAAAGCCCACGGGCAAACGCTCGCGCTCCAACAGCAGCAAGGCTTCCAGCGAATCCGAGGACGAAGAAAAGGTGCCGCAGCGGCCCGTTTTTATAACCACACGCGAGGATCTTAACAAGTTGCGTCTATCTCGCTACAAAATGGAACGATTTGTGAACTTGCCAATCTTTGAGAGCACTGTACTCAACTGCTTCGTGCGGATAAGCATCGGTAACAATGGCCAGAAACCCGTGTATCGAGTGGCCGAAATTGTGGGAGTGGTGGAGACGGGGAAGATCTACAGTCTCGGCACCACACGTACCAATCGCGGGTTGAGACTTAAGCACGGAACTCAGGAGCGGGTATTCCGACTGGAGTTCATTTCGAACCAGGAGTTTACGGAGAACGAGTTCAACAAGTGGAACGAGGTTTGCCAACAGTCGCACGTCCAGATGCCATCGATTGACTTAATAGCGATTAAGCAAAACGACATCAAGAAAGCACTGAACTACGAGTTCAAGGACGAGGACGTAGACAAGATCGTGGAGGAAAAGAACCGCTTCCGGAACCGACCCACCAATTATGCAATGAAGAAAACCTGCCTGATGAAGGAGCGAGATGCAGCTATGTTGCGGGGCGACTACGACATCGCACAGGATCTGGGACAGCAAATCGACGAGCTGGAGAACCGAGCCTCTGAACTCGATAAAAGAAGATCACATACTCTCAATCTGATCTCCTATATAAACGACCGGAACAGGAAGAAGAATGTGGAGGATGCTGAGAAGGCAATTTTAGAGGAGGCTCGGGCCAACAAAGGTCTCAAGATCTCGGATCCCTTCACACGTCGGATCACTCAGCCGCGCATGGGCTTCAAGGGTGCCAAGAAGGACGAGGATGACGTGCAGCTGGCAccactgccaccgccacccCCAGGAAAAAAGAGGCCCAACGAAGCGGGAACTTCGAGTGCAAGCGCCAAGCCCACGGACTCCAAGGATTACAGTCTGTACTCACTGCATGACTTTGACATTGACTTAGATGTTCCGCTGCCAGGTATGTAACTTACATTTTTTGCAGTTAAGCAACGAGCCTAAATATTTCCTTTGTTTTAGTTAATACGAATTCAGTGCCCAAACCGGCTAGCAAACCAGCTGAAACAGTCTCCAAACGTTCGTTGAATCTGGAggattacaaaaaaaaacgcggCCTCATCTAGAAAAGGATGTCGCTGGTCTACACATATTGACAAAGCGTCACATGTTTACGTCCTAGTTTAGTGTAGTGCCCAAATGACTACAGCAATCGTTTGCTACAACGACTCACCCAACTTAAAGAGCAACAAAGAAACGACGGGCAATCAGCTCGGCTTATAGTTACAGttcatatatataaataggtTGACACAGAAAGTTTGAAATAGGTCGGGCGAGGCGAAGGTTTTCCCATTGCTTCAGAATTGAATATCCTAATCTAGGATACTTtctctgtttgtgtttgttctGTTACGATTATGATTCACTTTTTAGAGAAATTATGCAAGCAGCATTATCTAACATTTGGAATTTCTTTGCAAAAAACGGACTTATTTAAGTATATTTACAGcaatttttatagtttctaAGCTAGAAATTGTATTACATAAATAGCAAAACCCCATCCAGCCCAGCCTAATCATTTCCGACGATTTGTTCAATAAATTAACAACTAACATAATTTATACAGAATTAGTTTTCAGCGAAAACTTAATTGTTCACTcaggcaaatggcaaattttAAGAATATTCCAGGGACAAATATAAAACAGGCTGATTGAGAGGGATATAACACACATTTAAGCGAGTATGTATCCGTTGGTTGTAACCGTTCAATGCTGTATTAGTTTTAGGCAAAATTCATCAGTTGTAGCAACAGCTTTCATATACttaaatatacacatataaatattaattatttataataaagaaaaagacTATTAAAATCATGTTACTGATCAATAAATAGCATCTAGTGTTGGCATACGGGCTTTATAGGATATTGTTATCTTGTATTCTTGGCGCCTTTTCCCACATAAACagcaatggcaaatggcaCAGTAAACACATGGCCAGCATTCTGGACTGGCTTAGGTTAAGATCGCCCCAGTTGGcactttttaattggtttgCAGTCTGTTTGCGCAGCTGGCTGACTCCTTTCATGTTCTCACCAaactaattcaattaattcgATGAAATTGTCTTTTAATTGAACACGATCGCGTTTCGTCAGAGAGAAAAACTCTTTTTCAAGAGCTGCAAATATATAAGAAAGTAACGGTCAATATATATCAAGACATATCCGATCCGATGCGATAATGAAATCCACATCTAACTCCAATGCAATGGAAATACATGCTAAATGGAATGCTAATTTGAAATAAACTTGAATTGATCGTTCTATAATGCACTTCCGCTCGAAAATTTTCAGAGTTGGTTCCTTCTGTCTTTTTGGGAACCTCGCTGTCCCGAACATATTGTTCCCAAATGGTGAATGTGACTGATCCGATCACAATGATGACGACTTGGATGGGGGCACCATTGTGGCACAATGACATTTTATCTCGGAatatgcaacagcagcacgTTCTCTGAAGCGGAGAGTGTAATAGATCAGCGACGGAATCTCGATTCTGAATCCGAAAACTACCGATGCGTGGCCCATGCAAATGTTCTTGCAGCGGCATCGGTGTGGGTGCATCCCACAGCAACTTATACACACATCTCCCACCAATGCACTGTAACAAATTTGATCAATAAGTTACAGTTTCAGCGAAAACTTAGACAAAGCGAAGTAGATCCATCTGCCAATAAACAtgctattaaaaataattaagtaagTTCGAGCCAGTAAACCATATCTTATTCAATGTTATGCCATTTCTAGTATGTAGTGCATGcatttttctctctgtgtaccCATGTGGGAGAAATCCCCTTGGCGGCGACCAATCAACCGGCATCGGCATGCCTTATACACAAGTGCTGGGTGCTGTCCAGCGACAGCGGCTTCTTCATCGTCACCCCGGACTTGGGCATCTTCCATTGTCCGCCCCTCGGGGCTCCACTGTacatgtgcgtgtgtggtggtggtgtATAGTATGTGCGGCTCAGGGGACGCCAACTGTGGCTTCAGCCCAAGCGATCAGTTCAAAGTTGACTTTGTCGCGGACCAGAGCGGACCGTTCTAATTCGGACACGCGACCGTGAATTATAGAATTACCAAATCACagtgtaatttaatttaaagaaatataaatataaatacccAAGAAGCtaagtgaaaataaaatgccacCCCATATTTGCTCAGCTTTGGggcttgtgtgtgtgggcctgATTCTTGGCCAAGTGCAAGCCGAACTGGATTTCAACAACGATCTCGAAAACAGCCAAAAGTTCAAGAGCATACCCACCACAGTGAAGACCTATGAGAACGACACAGTGCAGCTTCCATGCACCTTAAACAGTAAGTGATTAAAACTAAATGTGATACTAATCGTAGTGCACATTGTGGCGATTTCTGGCGATAAGCCCCGCTTTTGGGGCCTTGAAGCGGCGGCCACCAGCAGCAATTGGCCATAACAATGAGATTTAATTCGATTGAAGAAATGAACTCACAATGCCACAAATGGAGGTATTATCCGACAATAATAGAGCACTGGCGGAGAAAGTCCAGAAGCGGATTCTATTAATTGAACGCTTAACACACTTAGCGGCGCATTCAAGTCGCTACATTCAAGACCCTCCCAAGACATATTGTTAAATGGCCAATTAAAGGATTATTGACAGAGGCAATTACAATTTCAAAGGGTTACGAGATTACACAAACCTACACAGTTGGTGTGTGCGGGAAACCCTATAAATAAACTAGTCAACACCATGTAGTAATCTGGCTTATGAGGGAATGTTTAACTTAACTTTTGAGTTTCGCATGGCAATATAGGTTAAAATGTCTCTGATAGAAGGTTTTGGTTTTAGGGATAATTTAGAAGTAATCAGGATAAAACCCTAGCATTGCATTTTCactgccaaaaaatatttttaaacacagtgGATACTTGTTATTCAAAATTGATGACCTGTGGAATCACTTTGGGCTTCGAGCGGAAGCTTTTGTTTACTATTGGAATTTTAACTTATCTGTATAGTAAGATAATCGCCAGATAACTGTTAAGATAGAGATACAATTCTGCTGAATTCATTTTGCTAGCTCTGttcccttaaatatttgtaaaagaGATACAATTCTGCCGaaatcattttgtttgttctgtTCTCCTAAATATTTGGTAGATACGAAAATAATTTCGAGAAAGCCCCACAAGAAGTAAAGGAAACCCCTTTAAAAAAAccttatatttaataaaataataaaaatatataacacaACATTCCCAGCTCCCTTCCGCTACGTCCGCTGGCATCGGGACGATGTGGCGCTGGTGGACTCCAGACACCCGGAGCTCCAGGCGCCGGACCGCATAATGCTCTGGCCAAATGGCAGCCTGCAGGTGGCCAACGTGCAGTCCGGTGACACCGGCGACTACTACTGCGAAATGAACTCGGACTCGGGTCATGTGGTCCAGCAGCACGCCATCGAAGTGCAACTGGCACCTCAGGTGTTGATTGAACCATCGGATCTCACGGAGCAGCGGATTGGAGCCACCTTAGAGGTGGTGTGCGAAGCCCAGGGAGTTCCCCAGCCGGTCATCACCTGGCGCTTGAACGGCAATGTCATCCAGCCGCAAAGCAACACGGGAAACCGGCAAAGCCTCATCCTGGAGATCAAGTCGAGGAACCAGGCGGGCCTCATCGAATGCGTGGCCAGCAATGGAGTGGGTGAGCCAGCCGTGGCCAATGTGTACCTTCATGTGCTATGTGAGTAATTAACTGTGAAGCCTACTTACCCAATTGAAAATAACTAAATGGCCTTCTCGAATCGACAGTTTCGCCCGAGGTGAGCATACCGCAGCCCGTGGTGTACACCAAGCTGGGCTCCCGTGCCCATCTGGAGTGCATTGTGGAGGCGGCACCGGCGGCCACGGTCAAGTGGTTCCACCATGGACTGCCGGTGGCACTGGGTGCCCACTCCACCACTCACGAATCGGAGTTGCAGACGAACCGGTCGGTGGATCATTACGTGAACGCCGTGCGTCACATGCTGGTGGTGAGGAGCGTGAGGAACGCGGATATGGGGCAGTACGAGTGCCGTGCCAGCAATCAGATATCGGTGAAAAGCGGAAGTGTTGAGCTAACCGGCCGTCCGATGCCCTGCCTCTTCAAGATCAATCCGGGCACCCAGAGCTCCACGTCGCATGTCCTCGTTTGGCAGACCGAAAGCCTGTTGCCCATCATGGAGTTCAAGCTCAAATTCCGACAGATCCCATCCAACAATGTCACCCGCCAAGTTAGAACTAATTGGACGGAACTCACGATCCCGGCGCAAGCCACAAATGGTATGGATACCTATTAGAGATATAAGTCATTATCCTTGAAATATCTATTAATGCTCAAATCGGCTTATCTAGGACTTATCTATATAACCACCTATACTTTGCACGGCCTCCAACCCGCTAGTCTCTACGAAGTTTCCGTGTTGGCCAGAAATAGCTTCGGTTGGAGCGACAACAGCAAGATAGTGCGTTTCGCCACCGGTGGAGAAGGTGAGTTAATGCAAATCACATATGGATCTCTTGATTTGATTCCCTTTTACTTTCGCAGTGGAACTACCCAACTACTCGACTGAATCGGAGCTTCAGGATGATTTGACCGAGGAGGACTTCCGCAACGAAATCACCCAGAGATCAGAGGTTCTATCGGCCAGCATGATGTTCAACTCTGGTTTAGTAAATGGGTGCGGAATCAGTGCCTTTATATATTCCTTATGTCTTTTACATCTATTACGATTAATAAGTTAGGtctcattttaaaatatatacacttcTACTCtaatgccaataaaaatatttttaaaaatgcatgttGAATGATGCGTTAGGTCACTTGTGATTCATATGGAGATTGCCTCTGTTGAATAATACTTCCGTAAAAATGCTTAGATAAGGTTCCTGGGCCGTATATCAAAACAAACAGTAATGCTTGACTGTGACTATGATACTAAATTTATCATTGACTGCAATGATTTACCTCGTATATGTCTGAATAATTCAAGAGATGACGATTCTTTTTCATAAACAAGGAGGAATAACgtaaacttatttttatttgagtaATAATCAATGTATTGAAAAGACAGCATTAGAGAAATATATTCAGAACAGGCCCAAATCACATTTTAAACATTGGAGCCAATTGAGAGTTAAGATCTATACTGGCGGCCACCAGTGCGTATGTGTTATATGTTTATGTACATTAAGACTTGATAGCTTAAAGAAGGAAATCTCTTGCATGGGTGAACCCAAAAGCCCCAGCAAACCACTTAAAGGGTACCATTTCAGTATAGGGCTTCCTCTTTGAACTTCAATTGGCAGTGACATTGCGAACCGCTAACGCATCTTTCAGGCCCCAAACCCCAAGGCTCACTCTACCTCTCTCTCTTTAGCCAAACACTCTCTGCAACTCTCTGTTTTGTGGGGAGCAAATGGACTGTTATCCACAGGCCCCAATGCATCGGAGAGCGAAGCAGCAAATATAGAGAGATATGGAGAGAGATTTCGAGGTGTTCCGCTTACCAATCGTTTCGAAGTGCTTTTGGCATCCACAGCAGGCATTCGACATTTAGTTCTCGTTTGAACAGCTTCGCGTTCGGTTCTCCACGCAGCCCCAGcgcagaaaataaaaaggtCTCCATCCACAGCTccaaaccgaaaccaaaacccagTGCCTAGCGCCTAGTACCCTAGGTTTATTGCCAATTACCGACAGCTGTAAACGTTTTGCATGCGACCTGACTCAAAAAACGTGTACAAATCGCATGGGAAACGGCGGGCAGGCGAGCGGGCGAGCGGGCGAAAGCGTTGCCAACGCGCGAGTGTTTTAAACGTAATTCGTACCAAAATCgggaaaagcaaaaagggTGAAGAGGAAGAAACCACTTTTGTACCGCTTCGGCCGAATTTCAACTCATCTCGCGTCGGTATCTGGGGACCAGAAACCAGTTTTCCTCCTCTAGGCTCTCCgggcaaaataaatacgaaacaAAATAACAATCTCGAACGCAGCGCACCGCATCCATTCTGTAACACTGGCCCTGAGATGGTGTGCCGAAAGACCCAAAAGACTTTGTGATTTCATCTTCGGGCCCAAAACGACAGGCGATGATTCATGAAAATGGTCTACGAAATGGCCCAAAATGGCCAAAGCAGATGTGCTCCATATCTTCACTTTTATCCTGCTCCTTGGACTCGCTCCCCCTTTTGGCAGAaagtcaaattcaaattcggtTTCAGTTGCAATTCTTCGCCGTCTCGCTCTTTCTTCGCTGGCAGAGTCTTCGCTGCACATTCTATAAATATGTagaaatatgtaaaatagCTGCCGTTGTGCCGGCAACAGAAATAcgccaaacaacaaaataaatggcaaaggaaaatggtcaaatgaaagcgaaaatgCACGAGGAAAGCGTTTGGGAGCAGCCACTGAAAGGGGAGGAATAGGAGGATGGGAGGGGGAAAATTAGGTACCAGCTGCTGGGAGCggaaaaaaaatgggaattGCTTACAAAAACGCTgaatggaaaacaaattttctatACGTGTTTGTATTTACACTGGGAgtaggcaaaaaaaaagaaaaaaaccgGGAAGAAACAACAGAAAAGTTTTCAGTTCCAATTGGTATCAACCAAAAAGCATTCTACGGATGGAAGACAGCTGCATCTGTGCCTCCCCCCACTCACACAAGTGCATCGGATGtgtgcgcctgtgtgtgttAACTTTGAGCgcaatgtaaataaacaaagcgccaaagacaaaaacaacaacaatcaagGCATTGATTTAAAAAGAACCCAAAGTTAAGGAACTCACAAAAAACGGGGAAAAAAGTTGGACGCAGCAAGCCGAAGCTTAAATGCCCTTTAAAGTTCTAGGCAAACTAGTTTGGTcaaacaacttttttcattttttatgaagtgAATAAGAACTTTAGTGCAAAAGTAATGCCTTTAGTTTAATTGTCATGTTGCAATAACAAAGCAAATTCTTCAAGTTCCGGTAATTACAggaattatatttaattatacccgttatgAGTTATTAGCAtgtcaaaaaaataattgaagtTTTCTATGCATCAGGTGCACAAGTTTAGATACCCCATAAAAGAGTATCGAGTAGAAAACAACCTGGTTGCACCTACTCCCTCCTTTGATTTTTATAATTGATAAACAGACTAGAGGGGCGTAAATTCTGTTTAGAGGTAGTTAAAGGGCCTTTCGTCGCCACATGGAGGTGCCAACGAGCgtttatctgtatctgaggTGTCGTCTATTCAGTTGACAACCCATAAAATACTTGCTGGGAAAACTCAGCAGCACAAGTGAGTGCGGAAATTCTCACTCATCAGGGAGCTTTTGTTCGGCAGGAAGCagggaaaaagggaaatattTACAAACATCGGCAGATGGCAGGAAGATACGTTGAGTTTCCCATACAAAAGTATCCATTGaaattaatatgtatatattttaatggtACTTACTTACTCATATACTCATATactattaaaaacaaattttaggAAACTTGTGCGAGTGGCTCTTTTTTATACAAACATTTCATATTCAGTTGCTATTTACCTAGAAGTGTGAAACCTTTTTGTCAATCTTCTGCCAAAAAGAGAATCAATAGGTCGACTATTTGCCGAGTAAATCTTGCAAAATGTTCAAATTTTTGCGCAAATGCATCAGCGATGGATTATGATCATCGGTCATTgcaaaattgtttgttttatgaGTCGAGCATATAAGCAACTAAGTgcacatatatgcatatgcaaattgtttgtttgtatgcGTGAGCTATGCCCGCCATTTgcaaaacaacttttataTCAACAGACcgaattttgtatattttttttctttttggtttttgtatcGACTTTTCGTGCTGTAAAgtttttttcgcatttgcacattaatttatttatatgcataaaCATTTGCATGCTGTTCGACTTGGCACACCCTGACCCAACACACAACCCCCAAAGCCCCCACTTCGACCCACTTTACTGGCCGCCTGGCATTGAGTCAGCCCCAAAAGAGAAATATACAGTCGAACTTCCTTAAGCCCAGCAAATGAAATTGGCAAGAAGGGCATGTGTTTCTAGTAATAACAGTTTTAAAGTTCTCGCTTTTAAAACCATCAAGCTATAAAGTTTTATTCAAttctacaaaatattttttaatagttAATTATTGAGAAACGCCCCTAAATAAGAGCTTAAACTTAAAagaaaatgaatatttttccAACGAATTCGCACTGTAGCTCGAGAGAGGGACGCGGTTGTGAGCTGCAAATTAGTAGCTAAACTAGCAAATGGCCATTTTTCGCGTACAGATCATAATATCTTCAAGATACAACTTATCGACGGAGAGCAAATTGCcaccagatacagatacaactGACGGCTTGCATAACGTAATGCGGCCAAGCGAGTGAGCAATGTTTACAGATTGGTCTAATATTTTCTTTACCTGCcatatgttttttttacaattttttttgttttttttttttgcaaaaaattcGTTTGTAGTTGGCGCTTTTCCATGCATTTTGTCCAAGGCAATTAGAAATTTCCGGTCCGCGGCGCGGTTCGCATACAAAATGCACGAAATAAACGATAAGCGAAATTAAGAAATCATAAAGCCAAAAAGTAAATTGTAAACGTATTTCGGTGGTTTTGCGGCACCCGATCGGGAGTAACATAATGGGTTTAGCAAATTAATGAAGTACCAACCAAACATATTAATTGCAGTTAACGACCTACCTCCGACAGCTCCGAACCAAATTCCAATCGATAAAACGAACTCAACAAAATTAAACCGGGTAAACACCACCAATCATCATGATCAAAGCGAAAGATTCGACGAGGCTGCTGCTCATTAGTCTGCTAATTGGACAACTATACGGTAAGTCAAGGACCCAATCAAATGGCctataaaaacaaagaactaATTCGAAACAACAcgattcgatttgattgcTAGCAAAGTGTTTTAATCAAAAAGGGGGAAACACCGGGAAAAAATCGAAGTCTAGAGAGTTGGAGAGAGTTGTAATGgatgtgtaatatttttatgacCACTTGTCGCGATAAGGAGATTCGAAAGTGCAGCAGAAGAAGCCTAATAGATGTACATAAAAATGCTGTTTCAAAACTGGGTTATTGGGTTGATACCActcaatattttcaaattttattgcaaaagCCATCATATACGAAATATCTGCAATACATCCTGCTAATATACCCCATCGAAAAAGTAGTTGTCCATTGAAAATTTGACTTGAACGCTGTCAGTTTGAAGAGTTCTCTACGGCTCAATGAGTTTACGTAATTGGCAGTTATTATGAATAACCGTAGTTCGTTCAGAAATAAGTATGAGCAACGCTAGCCCAGATATGAACTCTCCcatccacatacatatatgtatacataatatgtatactcgtactcgtactcccCAGAAAGCTCCAGATACGCGGTTATAGCCTATAGCTTATGGGTATATAGGTGTGAGCCACGTGCGTATGGCTTTATCTTTTGCGTAAATTGAACCCACACTAGGGCGAAGTGTAGGTGCCATATCTTATCGTTTGGGAGAGCGGCAAACACTTATCTCCGCTCTGGAAGTTAACTTCCATTCGCTTTTGGAATTATGGCGCAAATTGCTGATAACGCTCCACATTCCACTACACGTACCTCGGCACCTCTGTGCCTTGGCTCGGAAAAGAGGAGCCAGCCCACTCCCCCAAAGCTTTACTCCGTCACTTTCCCGACTTTGGTTGCCATGTGTTCTGGTCTGGAATACAAATTTTCAAGCGagttgaataaatatttgccatgcACGAACGCTGTGCAAAGAATGCCATTTTAATGTTGAATATTTGTTCGTAAACTTCTCCTATGTGAACGTGAATACGCCCCCAAGCTCCACATATAATCAGATGACCCAGGGCACAGGCCATTATCCGTATTTCGATAttggtacatacatatgtacatatatagttcgctttttaattaaaaatgaaattcgtCCCATTTTAGCTATGAGAATAGGCGTATGACCGAAAATACcattaaaaaacaaactaaaagcCACATGCCGCGGGGAATTTGGGACTTTGCCTTCTCGTATATCAGAATTCTAGGTGCTTAGAAATACTCTAGCTTGTTTGGCCTACAAAAACACAACTTGCCCAAGTCAATTTGTACAATATTTCATAATACACCCAtccagcaaacaaaaatatttgttagaCTGCATGAACATAAATTTAGTTCACCCTTCAGTTATTGCAGAACTGAAGTTGATAAAGACAAAGACCTGTTCCTAATGGAAGTTCGGTTTATTTATACAGAAAACAACGACTCAAGGTCTCCCATTTTCTGTACAATCAAATCGTATTCCGGGAATTGACGATTAAGTGTATGGTTTTACATATCCATGCAATATGCATAAGTGCCTGGCTGACTTTTGGTTTATTCGGGCTTTATTCGGTAATACCGAAAGTAACGAACACAAAAATGATCAAATTACGCATTCGCAGGCAGCTGAAACATTCGctttccaaaaataaagaTCGCATCATAAATCAATGATTGGATCAATCAAAATGTTCCACATGGGTGTGGAACGAGTATTACCCCACCCAAAAGTTCCTGAAGGCGGGAAGTCGATTTGccatttcaattgatttcatttaattttccatttattatgtgtttgtttttttggcgGCTGTTTTATGGTGCTTTCTGTGTCTCTAcggaaatttaaattatatacatatgtatgtacgtaccCACAGTGGAACTAGTCatattaacaatttaaaaataaattttggaAATTTTGATAGTGACGAAGGTAGAGCGTTAAGGCGATAAGGCTAACACCATAAACGAAtaatgcataaaaaatataaaataaagaaaaaa is part of the Drosophila yakuba strain Tai18E2 chromosome 2R, Prin_Dyak_Tai18E2_2.1, whole genome shotgun sequence genome and encodes:
- the LOC6531614 gene encoding RNA polymerase-associated protein Rtf1 — protein: MGKRRTQSLIDSNSSDSDSESETNLESDLMSLAKKRKKPQTAAKSSSRSDSDSDWANNKAGAPASKKKKRRKASRDSSSSESNWDDDSQDEGQPARQSPAQAQQEDKPPEQSFQAAQLSEQEEGEVSDSDSDKSKSNSSSSGSDSSSSSSSSSDSEFDDGFDDDLMGDDEDRRRLNGLSEKERETEIYKRIEQREIMRTRWEIERKLKLARRGEKNQEKSKNKGERAKKKKEKREKKARKAREAQAPMPTQASTSTLLNVETKPSNEVRLASPLSSPALNRDAASTSAAVASILSDDQASAAGVSDYFDHKERSKERKKNVEANKTDDKRSNAMALLKAKREGKAKREEEEAKRLAEKDRDDDKEELESVSGCKSAVKLKASEIYSDDSGSSDWDEDEKPTGKRSRSNSSKASSESEDEEKVPQRPVFITTREDLNKLRLSRYKMERFVNLPIFESTVLNCFVRISIGNNGQKPVYRVAEIVGVVETGKIYSLGTTRTNRGLRLKHGTQERVFRLEFISNQEFTENEFNKWNEVCQQSHVQMPSIDLIAIKQNDIKKALNYEFKDEDVDKIVEEKNRFRNRPTNYAMKKTCLMKERDAAMLRGDYDIAQDLGQQIDELENRASELDKRRSHTLNLISYINDRNRKKNVEDAEKAILEEARANKGLKISDPFTRRITQPRMGFKGAKKDEDDVQLAPLPPPPPGKKRPNEAGTSSASAKPTDSKDYSLYSLHDFDIDLDVPLPVNTNSVPKPASKPAETVSKRSLNLEDYKKKRGLI
- the LOC6531615 gene encoding neurotrimin, translated to MPPHICSALGLVCVGLILGQVQAELDFNNDLENSQKFKSIPTTVKTYENDTVQLPCTLNTPFRYVRWHRDDVALVDSRHPELQAPDRIMLWPNGSLQVANVQSGDTGDYYCEMNSDSGHVVQQHAIEVQLAPQVLIEPSDLTEQRIGATLEVVCEAQGVPQPVITWRLNGNVIQPQSNTGNRQSLILEIKSRNQAGLIECVASNGVGEPAVANVYLHVLFSPEVSIPQPVVYTKLGSRAHLECIVEAAPAATVKWFHHGLPVALGAHSTTHESELQTNRSVDHYVNAVRHMLVVRSVRNADMGQYECRASNQISVKSGSVELTGRPMPCLFKINPGTQSSTSHVLVWQTESLLPIMEFKLKFRQIPSNNVTRQVRTNWTELTIPAQATNGLIYITTYTLHGLQPASLYEVSVLARNSFGWSDNSKIVRFATGGEVELPNYSTESELQDDLTEEDFRNEITQRSEVLSASMMFNSGLVNGCGISAFIYSLCLLHLLRLIS